The Hymenobacter sp. DG01 sequence CGCCCGGAGCATTGCGGGGCGGCTGGGCAGCGGCTTTACAGGTTGATCCAGCTGGTGCGGGCGGGCATGGCTACCGGGTGCGACTGCACTACGGCAGTAACTGCCAGGGGCTGGCCAGCCGCATCGTGGTAGCGGACCATGTATTGCGGGGCTGCGCCGGGCGGCAGAATGGCCATGTCGAGGAAGGGGCTGCGGGCGTTGCGGGCCACGCACTGCCAGCCTTCCTGCTGGCAGCGGCGGTACACAAAGGCAAAGCAGCCCGCATCCGTGGTAAAATCGAGGCGGCGGCCAGCCGGCACCAGATGAAGCTGCAGATGAGGCAAGAGAGTAGGGGTAGGCATAGGCATGGTGGGTAAGACGAACAGGACAGCTGGGTAGCACCCTCAGTCTGACAGGTGCCTAAACGAGCCCATCGGGCCTTTAGCTCCCGGGTTTATACGGATTTAGCTCCCGCGAAAACCCCGATTTTCCTCTGCGTATTCCGCCATTCCGGCCCGATTGAGCCTCGATGTACATAATCGGGGGATTCGCTAACTCGCTTGTTGTGAGCTCGTAAAGAGGTAATAAGCGGAATCGAATTGCCCACTTCATCTCCTTATCTCACATGACGACGACCTCATCCTACGCCCTGGTTACGGGCGCCACCAGCGGCATTGGCTACGAGCTGGCTAAACTGCTGGCCCAGGACCACTACAACCTGATACTGGTGGCCCGCAACCCCCAGGAGCTGGAGCAAACCGCAGCTGAGTTTCGGCAGCAGTACGGCGTAGAAGTAGAAACCATTGCCCAGGATCTGTTTCAGCGCGAGGCTCCCTTTGCGGTGTACGAGGCCGTGCAGGCCAAAGGCCTGCAGGTAGAGGTGCTGGTAAACAACGCCGGCCAGGGCCAGTACGGCGAGTTTATTGAAACCGACATCAACCGGGAGCTGGATATTATTCAGCTGAACATTGGGGCCTACGTGGTGCTCACCAAGAAATTCCTGCAGGAAATGGTGGCCCGCAAGCAGGGTAAAATTTTGCAGGTTTCCTCCATTGGGGGCGAGTTGCCGGGGCCGCTGCAGTCGGTGTACCACGGCACCAAGGCCTTTATCACCTCTTTCACGGAAGCCATTCGGGAGGAAACCAAGGAAACCGGCGTCACCATCACGGCCCTGCTGCCCGGCGTTACCGACACCGACTTCTTCAACAAGGCCGATATGACCCAATCGAAGCTGGTGAAGGAAGGCAACCCTGCTGACCCTGCCGAGGTAGCCAAAGACGGTTACGAAGCCCTGAAGGCCGGCAAAGACAAAGTAGTGTCGGGCTTCATGAACAAAGTGCAGGTAGCCGTCAGCAACATCATCCCCGATAGTCTGGTGGCCGCCAACCTGCACGAGCAGGGCAAGCCCAGCGAGAAGTAAGCACTCGGTTTTTGGTGTTTTGACAACAGCCCCTACCCCCGCCGCGGGGGTAGGGGCTGTTGCTTTGCGGTTGCTGAGTAGCGTGGGGGTAGCGTTTTAGGCGTGGTATTCCTCGTCGGCAGAAGGGCCGTAAATGCTGGGCACGGGCACATCGAGCAGGCGCAGGTACACGGAGAGCTGGCCGCGGTGATGCACGCAGTGGTTGATGAGGTGACGTACTACCTCCGCCCGGGTAAGGCGCATGATGATTTGCTCGTGGTAGCGCATTGTCCAGGTTTGCTCGAAGGTTTCGGGGGTAGCAGCCGTGAGGGCGGCGCAGGCGGCCGCCCCGCTTTCCTGGAGGCGCTGCAGCAACTCGGCGGTGCTGGCGGGCAAAGCCAACGCCTGGTCGTCGTAGCTGCTCAGGTCCAGCTCGTCCGTTGCGAAAGTGTTGGCAATGCCTCCAATCAGATCGACGACGTGCAGTACCAGGACGCCCAGCGTCATGGATTTGGGGTGCGGCTGCCAGGAAAACTGCGCTACTGGGGCGCGCTCCAGCACGCGGCGGGTTAGCTCCAGCTCGTGCTGAAGCTCGGGGAGGAGGGCCTGGGTCAGGGGGGCAAGCAGGGTAGCTTCCATGGGTAAGGTTGAAGTGTGGTGGATGATACTTCAAACCTAGAGGCGCCCACTGACAGCCCTATGTCAGGAGGGTAGTAGAAAATTTTCAGAAAGTAACCGTCCCTGCAAAACCCGTGGTTTAGCCGAAATAGGTGTGGGCCTGATTCACCAGCTCGCGCACCTGCTCCCGCAGCTCCGGCGGCGACACGATGGTGGCCTGCCCGGCGAAGAGCAGCAGCCAGCGGGCCAGATAATCGAGATTATGGGCCAGAAACGTGACTTCCCGCCAGCCATCGGGGAGGGCCTGCTCATGCGCCCACCCGAAATGATGCTTGTTTTCCTCTACGTGGGGTAGGGCCTCGGGGCCGAAGCGCACCACGGCGGCGTGGGTCTGGTGGCGTTGGGCTTCCTGGGCCCAGTAGGTTTGCAGGGTGTCGGGGCGGGGCTCGAAGTGCTCCTCGCGCAGGTGCAGGCCGGCAATCCGGTCGAGGCGGAAGTCGCGGAACTCCTGGCGCAGGCGGCAGAACGCCACTACGTGCCAGTACTGCCCGAAGTAGATGCCAATAGGCTCCACGTCGCGGCGGGTGGGGGTGCCGTGGTAGCCGGCCCGGTACTCCAGCGTTACTACCTGGCGCTGGGCAATGCTGGTGAGCAGGGGCTGGTGCAGGTTGGCGGGTGGGTCCGGAATGGCCGGGTGCGCTGGTGGCGGGGCTGCAGAATAGTAATGCGCGGGCTCAGCTCCTCCACGTAGTCACGGTCGGGGCGGCGGAGCACGGCGCGCAGCTTGTCCATGGCGGCGTTGCTTAGCTGGGCCGTGTGCGCATCGGTGAGCTGGTGGGCCAGCTTTTCGGCCGTGAGCAGGGCCAGGGCTTCTTCGCGGCTGAACATCACGGGGGGTAGGCGGTAGCCCTCGGCCAGGCAGTAGCCTACCCCCGCCTCGCCGCACAAAGGCACGCCGGCTTCTTCCAGGGTGCGCAGGTCGCGGTACACGGTGCGCAGGCTTACCCCGTAGCGGGTGGCCAGGTCCTGGGCCTTCACCACACGGCGGGCCTGCAGCTGCACCAGAATAGCCGTAATTCGATCAAAGCGGTTCATTACCTGCAAAGTAAGCAGCGGGGGGTAGGAGCCACTTATCCGGCTACCGGGAAAGTAAGCGTAACGCTGGTACCCCGCCCGGGCCTGGACTGCAGCGTGAAGGTGCCACCCAGCAGCCCCACCCGCGTGCGGATGCCCGCCAGCCCGATGCCGCCACCTGCCGCGGCCGCGCTGGTATCGGCCACGCCCACGCCGTCGTCTTCCACGCTTACGTGCAGCAGTTCCTCTTCGCGGGCTACCTGCACAAACACCTCGTGGGCCTGGGCGTGCTTCATAACGTTGTTGAGCAGCTCCTGCACGCTGCGGTACACGGTGGTTTCCAGGGGGCGGGGCAGGGGAGTAGTCAGGCCCGAAAGGTTCAGGTCGATGGTCAGGACCTGGGGCGGAATGCGCTTCACCAGCTCACGCAAGGCCAGCTCCAGGCCAAAGTCTTCCAGAATGCTGGGGGTCAGCTCGAAGGAAATGGCGCGGGTGGAGCGAATGGCGTCGCTGAGCAGCTGCTGGCAGGTGCGCAGCTGCTCCGAGGGTGGCAGGGTATCGAGGGTGAGGCGGGTAGCATAGAGCAGCTGCCCCACGCCGTTGTGCAGGCTTTCGGAAATGCGGCGGCGCTCCTCCTCCTGGGTGGTAATAATGGCCGACAGTACCTCCTGCTGCTGCCGCAGCTTCAGGCGGGTGGCCTCAGCCTGCATGGCGTTGCGCTCCGTCACGTCGCGGCCCACAATCAGGGCCCCGGTTACGCTGTCGTGGTTGTGCAGGGGCACGAAGTTGAGGTCCAGCACCAGCGTGCGGCTGGGACCAATCCAGTTGGGCACGTCTGTGGCCTCGCCGGCCAGGGCCCGCTTAATATGGGCCACTACCTCCGGCACAACGGCCAGGTTGGGGTGTACCGTCGTGAAGGGGCGGCCCAGGGCGGCGGCTTCCGGTACCCCGGTCAGGGCCACCATGCGCGCGTTCCAGCAGGTAATAAGCATTTCCTGGTCCAGGGCTACCACGCAGTCCACCGTGTTGTTGAGCAGGCTCTGGGTAAATTCTTTTTCGTGCTGCAGCTGGGCCCGGCTTTGCTCCACCTCCGTAACATCAATGGCAAAGGTGATGGCCTGCTGGCGCTGGTGGTCGAAGAAGCCATAGTTCTGGAAGTACACCGGCTGGCCGGCGTGCTCGGCCACGTCAATGAATGCCACCGGCTCGCCGGCGAGCAAGCGGCGGGTAGGCTCGGTCAGGGACGGAAACACCCCGAACACATGGTGGCCCACCAGCTCATTGTCCTGCACATCCAGGCGGCGCAGGCCTTTGCCCGTCAGCTCCAGGTAGGTGCCATCGGGGGCGAGGCGGCCCAGAATAAGAGGCAGCGAAGCCAGGATGTGGTCCAGCAGCTGGGTTTTGTATTCCAGTTCGGCTTCGGCCTCCTGGCGCTGGGTGATGTCGCGCATGAGGCCCACAAAGCGCGCGGCGCTGCCATCGGGCGCGGGCATCACCCGGCCCACCGCCGATACGTAACGCACCGTGCCATCGGGCCACACAATCCGGTGCTCCAGATCAAAGGGAACGTGCTCAGAGGCGGAGCGCTGCAGGGCCCTGGCCACGGCAGGCAGGTCAGTGGGGTGAATGGCATCCTGAATAACCTGGAAGGCAGTGGGCGTGGCGCTGTAGGGCCGCCCGAAAATCTGCTGGCAGCGGGCATCCCAGTGCACCAGATTAGTGGCGTAGTCAATAACCCACACGCCGGTTTCGGACCCATTGAGGGCCATGCTCAGGCGCTCCTCGCTTTCCCGGATGCGGGCCGTGGTCTGCTTTTCGGCCGTAATATCGCGCCAGGCAGCGTGTACCAGATGGCTGCCCGGCTCGGCTGACTCAGCCGGGTCGGGCAGGGCCGTCAGCAGAATGTCTTCCCAGAATACCTCGCCGTTGCTGCGCAGGCGGCACCACTCAAAGCGGCAGTAGCCCTTGCGGATGGTTTCCTCCCAGTAGGCATCGGCCAGCAGCACCGAGAACTGCCCGTTGGGCTGCTTTTCGGGGGAAAAGGCGGCCCCGTGGCGGCCTACCAGGTCGGCTTTGGTGCCCAGGCCCAGCAGGCGCAGGGCGGCCGCGTTGCAGTCCAGGAAGCGGTTGTCGCGCATGAGCAGCATGCCGTCCTGGTTACGCTCAAACAAGGTCCGGAAACGCTTCTCGCTTAGCTCCAGCGCCTGCCGGGTCTGGTGCTGCTCCGTAATATCGGTGAGGGCCAGGCGGCAGGAGGGTGGTACGGCAGCGCGGCTATCAGCCCCGGCGGGGGTAGGCATACCTTCCAGCCGGACCTGAATAGGCAGGCCCGACTCGCGCTGCAGCTGCACCGACACTACCTGGCGGCTCCGGCTCTGCAGCATCTTCTCCAGAAACTCAGTAAACGCGGGCCGGTACTGGGGCGCCACGAACAGGCCCAGGCGGCGGCCCTTGATTTGTTGGCGCGGGGCTCCCAGCAGCTGGCTGGCGCGCAGGTTCAGCTGCTCAATCACCCCATCGGGGGCCACGGTGCAGTAGCCTACCGGGGCAAACTCATACAGGTCCTCGTACTGCAGGCGCAGCGCCTCTGCCTCGGCCTGGGCCACCAGTAGCTCCTCGTTCTGCATTTCCAGCTCAATCTGGTGCACCTGCAGGTCCTGAACCAGCTGCTGCACCATGGCCGGCGTTTCGGGGGGTAGGGGCTGCACTACGTTGTGCCGGCGCTCGGCGCGTTTGCGCAAATCCCGGAGGGTAGCCTGCTGGTTTGGGGCAGAGTTGCTGGTTCCGTTATCAGCCTCACTCATAACGCAGGGGGTTAAAAATCAACAGACACTAGGCTATTCTACGTAGCTATTACGGGGTAGTATGCTTCACAGCCATGGGGCAGCCAGGCAGGAGTACCGGCCGCCCCTGGGCCAGGAAGCTACAGCCGGTTCGGCTGCTCATCCTGCGCTTATATGCCCAGCAGCACCCGGTTGGTAGGCTGGCCCTCGTGCAGCAGGCGGCGGCCGTAAAAGGTAAGCACCCGGCGGCTTTGGTCGGGCAGCTCAGTTGTCAGCCGCAGATTGTCAAACTCAACGCTGGTGGGCGTGGGCTCCAGCAGCTGGCGCAGCGGCTCCAGCAGCTCGGGCCGGTTCAGGCAGCCCTGCCCGATGGTCATCAGGGAAGCATCCAGCAGCTCGGCGGGGGTAGTGCCCAGCAGCTCGGCAAACGAGTGGTTGGTGAAGGCCACGCGCAGGCTGCTGTCCAGCACCAGAATAGGCTGGCGGATGGTTTCCTGCAGGCTGGTGGCCAGCCGGGCGCTGGACTGCAGCCGGGCTTCCAGATTTTTCAGCTCCGTGATATCGGAGAAGGTAATAACGGCCCCGCTGATGTAATTGTCGAGGGTGCGGTAGGGCAGGATGCGCATGGTGTACCACTCGCCCGAGGTGGCCTCAATGTTGGTTTCTACGCTGGTGAGGCGGCTGAGTACCTGCTGCACGTCGCGCAGCAGGTGCTGGTAGCGCAGGTTGGCGGCAAAGTGGCTAAGGGGGCGACCAACATCGGAGGGCAGCAGATGAATGATGTGGCTTACCGGCGGGGTGAAGCGCTTGATGTTGAGGTTATTGTCGAGGAAGATGATGGCAATTTCGGTGGCGTCCAACAGGTTTTTCATGTCGTTGGCGGCCTGGGTCAGCTCATCGGTTTTGGCCAGGTACTGCATGTTCAGAGTCATCAGCTCCTCGTTCAGGCTCTGCATTTCCTCCTTGTTGGTCATGGCCTCCTCGTTGGTGCTTTGCAGCTCCTCGTTGGCCGACTGCAGCTCCTCGTTGGTGCTTTTCAGCTCCTCCAGCGAGCTTTCCATTTCCTCAATGGTGGTCTGGAGGCGGTGGCGCGTGTACTGCAGCTCCTTGTCGAGGGCCGCTACGGCCGCGTCGCGGCTCAGGGCTTCATCCTGCACGCTGGCCTTGCCCAGGCGCACCCGGCGGGGGGTAGGCTGGTCCTGAAAGGCCACCAGCAGCAGGCCGGCCAGGGCCTCGGGCTCCTCCAGATACTTCACCGAGAGGCGCAGCAGCAGCTGGCCCGAGTCGGTTTTCACCTGCACGTTGTCCAGGGTTACGCTCTGGCGGGTTTCGGTGGCCCGGCGCACGGCCGCGCTGATTTCGTAGGTCAGCTCTTCGCGGGCCATGTCGAAGAGGTTCATGCCGCTCAGGCCCGGGGCGGGCTCCAAGTATTTGCCCGTGCGGCCATGCACGTACAAAATCTCGCCCTTGGGGTTGATAATCACCGACGGGGGTGCGTAGGTGTTCAGCAGGGTTTTCTGGACCTGGGCAGCAAAGGGGCCCCCTTCGCGGCGCCCCGTAACGGAAGCAGACATAACAACGGAAGGGTGCGGCGAGGGCAGGTTCTGCCGCGAGAGGTCAAAGGGAAAGTTGAGCAGGCGGGGCAGGGAGCCGGAGGTGGCCGTACGCCGCGAA is a genomic window containing:
- a CDS encoding SDR family oxidoreductase; this encodes MTTTSSYALVTGATSGIGYELAKLLAQDHYNLILVARNPQELEQTAAEFRQQYGVEVETIAQDLFQREAPFAVYEAVQAKGLQVEVLVNNAGQGQYGEFIETDINRELDIIQLNIGAYVVLTKKFLQEMVARKQGKILQVSSIGGELPGPLQSVYHGTKAFITSFTEAIREETKETGVTITALLPGVTDTDFFNKADMTQSKLVKEGNPADPAEVAKDGYEALKAGKDKVVSGFMNKVQVAVSNIIPDSLVAANLHEQGKPSEK
- a CDS encoding DinB family protein — encoded protein: MEATLLAPLTQALLPELQHELELTRRVLERAPVAQFSWQPHPKSMTLGVLVLHVVDLIGGIANTFATDELDLSSYDDQALALPASTAELLQRLQESGAAACAALTAATPETFEQTWTMRYHEQIIMRLTRAEVVRHLINHCVHHRGQLSVYLRLLDVPVPSIYGPSADEEYHA
- a CDS encoding YafY family protein, whose translation is MPDPPANLHQPLLTSIAQRQVVTLEYRAGYHGTPTRRDVEPIGIYFGQYWHVVAFCRLRQEFRDFRLDRIAGLHLREEHFEPRPDTLQTYWAQEAQRHQTHAAVVRFGPEALPHVEENKHHFGWAHEQALPDGWREVTFLAHNLDYLARWLLLFAGQATIVSPPELREQVRELVNQAHTYFG
- a CDS encoding YafY family protein, whose amino-acid sequence is MNRFDRITAILVQLQARRVVKAQDLATRYGVSLRTVYRDLRTLEEAGVPLCGEAGVGYCLAEGYRLPPVMFSREEALALLTAEKLAHQLTDAHTAQLSNAAMDKLRAVLRRPDRDYVEELSPRITILQPRHQRTRPFRTHPPTCTSPCSPALPSAR
- a CDS encoding PAS domain S-box protein — encoded protein: MSEADNGTSNSAPNQQATLRDLRKRAERRHNVVQPLPPETPAMVQQLVQDLQVHQIELEMQNEELLVAQAEAEALRLQYEDLYEFAPVGYCTVAPDGVIEQLNLRASQLLGAPRQQIKGRRLGLFVAPQYRPAFTEFLEKMLQSRSRQVVSVQLQRESGLPIQVRLEGMPTPAGADSRAAVPPSCRLALTDITEQHQTRQALELSEKRFRTLFERNQDGMLLMRDNRFLDCNAAALRLLGLGTKADLVGRHGAAFSPEKQPNGQFSVLLADAYWEETIRKGYCRFEWCRLRSNGEVFWEDILLTALPDPAESAEPGSHLVHAAWRDITAEKQTTARIRESEERLSMALNGSETGVWVIDYATNLVHWDARCQQIFGRPYSATPTAFQVIQDAIHPTDLPAVARALQRSASEHVPFDLEHRIVWPDGTVRYVSAVGRVMPAPDGSAARFVGLMRDITQRQEAEAELEYKTQLLDHILASLPLILGRLAPDGTYLELTGKGLRRLDVQDNELVGHHVFGVFPSLTEPTRRLLAGEPVAFIDVAEHAGQPVYFQNYGFFDHQRQQAITFAIDVTEVEQSRAQLQHEKEFTQSLLNNTVDCVVALDQEMLITCWNARMVALTGVPEAAALGRPFTTVHPNLAVVPEVVAHIKRALAGEATDVPNWIGPSRTLVLDLNFVPLHNHDSVTGALIVGRDVTERNAMQAEATRLKLRQQQEVLSAIITTQEEERRRISESLHNGVGQLLYATRLTLDTLPPSEQLRTCQQLLSDAIRSTRAISFELTPSILEDFGLELALRELVKRIPPQVLTIDLNLSGLTTPLPRPLETTVYRSVQELLNNVMKHAQAHEVFVQVAREEELLHVSVEDDGVGVADTSAAAAGGGIGLAGIRTRVGLLGGTFTLQSRPGRGTSVTLTFPVAG